The genomic window CAAGGTTGCCGTCGGGCAGCCAGCGCACGAGGTCACCCGTCCGGAAGAGACGGGAAGTCGGGTCGTCGCTGAAGGGATTGGGAAGGAAGCGTTCGGCGGTCAGCTCCGGCTGGTTCAGGTAGCCGCGGGCCAGCCCATAGCCGCCGATGTAGAGCTCCCCCGGAACCCCGATCGGTGTCGGGCGACCGCGCCTGTCGAGAACGTACATGGTCCGGTTCGCCAAGGGCCGGCCGATCGGCACACGAAGCACCGGACCCTCAGCGCCGAAGTCCGGTGGGAGATAGACCGCCATGGCCTTGATCGTCGTCTCGGTCGGTCCACAGGCGTTCATCAGGCGTATGTGGTCCAGTGGCAGCTCACGCCACTTGCGCAGTGTATCCGGGGGCATCACATCGCCGCCGAGGTTGATCCGGCGCAGAGGCATCCCGGTCAGCCGTTCAGGGCCCTGCGCCCAGTCTTCGAGCAGTTGCCGCCAGAAGACCGGGGTGATGTGCAGGTGGGTGATGCCGTGCTCGAAGATCTGCGGCAGGTAATCCGAGACACGCCACCGGCGAGTGTCCGGGAGGACGATCCGCGCGCCGACCGTCAAGGGTCCGAGAATCTGCTCGAGGGACGGGTCGAAGGTGGGTGGCATGAACTGCAGGATGCAGTCGCTCTCGTCCAGTGGGAAGAGGTGAGCCACAGCCCGGCAGTGGTCGGCAATCGCCTGGTGGGAGATCATGACGCCCTTGGGCCGACCCGTGGAGCCGGAGGTGTAGATCAGGTAGGCCAGGTTGTCCCGAGTGACGCGGCAGGGCGGGTTGACGTCGGTCTCGTCGGCAAGACCATCGTCACCGGTGAGAGGCAGCACCTGCGAGTGAAGGCGACTGGCCAGGGCCTGATGCTCTGCGACGGTGACGATCACCTCTGCCCTGGTGTCAGAGAGGAGGAAGCGGAGACGCTCCAGGGGCCAGACTGGGGCGACGGGAAGGTAGACGCCGCCGGCCTTGAGTACCCCCAGCAGGGCGACGACGAGATCCGTGCAGCGTTCCATCAGCACAACCACGGGCACCTCGGGCCCTACTCCGAGAGCCTGGAGACGGTGCGCAAGCCGGTTCGCCCGACGGTTGAGGTCGGCATAGGTGACAGTCTCGCCCTCGTAGATCAGGGCCACAGCTTCGGGCCGCCGCCTCACCTGATCCTCGAAGCTCTGGACGACGAGTGCCTTGTCTCCGAAGTCGACGGCGGTGTCGTTCCACTCGACCAGGATCTGGTGGCGCTCCTTCTCCTCCATGATCGGCAGGTCCCAGATGCCTGCCTCCGGCCTGGCAAGGACCCCACGGAGGAGTGTCGCGAAGTGACTGCAGAGCCTGTGGAGGGTGTGGGCCTGGAACAGGTCGGTGCTGTAGTTCGCCACCAGGGACAGGCCGGAGGGCTGAGGTGTGACGGAGGTCGCCAGCTCGAACCGTGCGACGCCGGGGTCGTAATCGTACTGCTCGACGCGTAGGCCCTCCGCGCGCACCCTGGGCCTGGGAACATTGCGAAGCTGGAACATGGCCTGGAACACCGGCGAGCGACTGAGGGTGCGTGCAGGTTGCAGTTCCGCCACCAGCCGTTCAAAGGGGAGCTCCTGGTTGGCGTAGGCGGAGAGACAGGTTTCCCTGACTTGCGCCATCAGCTCAAGGAAGGTCGGTGTGCCGGTCAGGTCGAGGCGCAGGGCGAGAGTGTTGACGAAGAAGCCCAGGAGCCCCTCGGTCTCGAGCATCTGCCTGCCGGCGACCGGGACACCGATGACGACGTCCTCCAGCCCGGTGTGGCGAGAGAGGAGCACGCCATAGGCTGCCAGGAGCGTCATGAAGAGCGTGCAGCCGTGAGCCGACCCCAACTCGCCCAGAGCCTGCGACACGTCTGCGTCGAGGTGCATCGACTCCTGAGCGCCACGTGAGGATGGCTGAGCGGGACGCGGGTAGTCGATGGGCAGTTCGAGGACCGGAAGATCACCGGCGAGGTGCTGCTTCCAGTGCTCAAGCTGCCGGGCAAGGTCCTCGTCCTGGAGCCTTCGGCGCTGCCAGGCTGCATAGTCACCATACTGGATCGGCAGAGGGCTGAGAGACGGACACCGGCCATGGCTCAAGGCGTGGTACGCTTGGTCGAACTCAGCCAGGAGCACGCCCATGGACCAGTCGTCAAAGGCGATGTGGTGCACGGCCCAGAACAGGATATGGTCGTCGGGCGCAAGACGGACCAGGAGCGGATGGTACAGCGGCCCTCGCGCGAGATCGAAGGGTGCAAGACCGTTCTCGACGCCCAGGCGGAGGGCTTCGGCTTCACGCTGGTCGGAGGGTAGCCCGGACAGGTCAACCAGAGGCACCTGCACCGCTGCCTCCGGGGCGATCGTCTGTGTCGGATGCCCGTCAAGGGACGCAAAGGACGCCCGCAGCACGTCATGGCGCTGCACGATCAGGCTGACCGTCGCATCAAGGAGACGAGGCTCAAGTGATCCACGCAACCGCAGAGCCCTCTGCGACCGGTAGGCGGGCGAATCAGGCTCCAGTTGCTCGAGAAACCACATCCGCTCCTGCCCGAAGGACAGTGGCGGGTGCTGACGGTCAGCCACACGGTCGATTGCCACCGGCGGCGCAGCCGCCGCCCGTCGCAGGCGCTGCAGCAAGGCCTGCCGTGTATCCAGCGGGCGAGATGCCCCGTCGATGCCTTTGCCCGGTCGATCTTCACTCATTCAGGCTCTCCCATGTACCACTGAAAACACAGGGAACTTCGGTCCGTGCCGGCTAGACCCTTGCGTCCCCCAGGGGCTGCTAACTCGACGTCCGGTCGGGGTCCTCGGCGAGCACCTCGGCCAGGAGCATTCTGGTGATCATCTCCGCCTGGCCGGGGAGCGTGGGGTGATCGAAGAGGCTGCGAAGGGTTACCTGAAGGCCAAAGGTCGCACGGTAGCGTGCGGCCAGACGGGTGGCCTTGAGCGAATCGCCTCCCTGCTCGAAGAAGCTGCGATCGGGGTCCGGCTCCGGTGTTCCCAGGACCTCCTCCCACATCGCGGCCATCAAAGCCTGCGCCGCTGCGCAGGTCTCACTCAGGGCCTCGGGGTCGTCCTCCAGGTCGAGTGGCACTTCGGGCGTCTGCGGGGTCAGCAAGTGTCCGAGCTTGTCCGCGAGGCCGATCCTCTGCAGCTTCCCGGTGGCACCGCGCGGCAGTTCGTCGACCAGAATCACCTCGCGCGGAACCTTGTAGTCGGCGAGCTGCCTGGCGGCGAAGATCACGAGCTCGTCCGGGTCTGGGTGGGAGCCCTCGCGCGGGACCACGGCCGCCACGATATCCTCGCCGAGGATCTCGTCGGGCACGGCGAAGGCGATGGCCTGGGAGACCTCCGGGTGAGCGGTCAATACGTCGTCAATCTCGCGAGGCGCGACCTTCTCGCCTCCGCGATTGATGAGCTCCTTGAGGCGCCCGGTGAGGTAGTAGTAACCGTCCTCGTCACGGTAGCCCTGGTCGCCGGTATGGAACCACCCTCCGGTGAAAGAGGACGCGTTGGCTGCGGGGTTGCTCTCATAGCCGGAGGTGATCGTCTCTCCGCGAGCCACGACCTCGCCGATGTCGTTGGGTCCTAACAGTCGACCCTCCTGGTCCATGTCCATGATGGCCAACTCGGTGCCGGTGGGAAGGCCGACAGATCCCGGCTTGCGCGGACCCGGTGGCAGCGGATTGCAGGCCATCAGGTGGGTTGCCTCGGTCATTCCGTAGGCCTCGAGCACCGGGACAGCGAAGGTCTGCTCCAGTTGACCGAGTACCGAAGGCGGAAGTGGCGCCGAGCATGAGCGAAGGAAGCGTAGCGGACGACGGGCGATGACCTTGCGGTGTGCAGGCGCAGCACCCAGTATGGCCTGGTGGATTGTCGGGACGGCGGTGTACCAGGTGGGCGCCAGGGCGTCCATCCAGCCGAAAAACTCCGCGGCCGATGGCCCCGGCGCACAGATCACGCTGCCCCCGACACAGAGCGAGGACAGCAAGGCGCCAATCAGACCGTGGACATGGAACAGGGGCATGACATTGAGGCAACGGTCGGCGCCGGTGAGCTCAAGGGCCCTGGCGACACCGCGCATCGCACCGGTGAGATTGGCCTGCGAAAGCGGCACGATCTTCGGGCGGGCCGTGGTTCCGGAGGTATGCAGCGCCAGTGCCACGTCCTGGGCGCAGACCGGACCGGGAAGAGCTGCCGCGCCGAAGGGCTCGGCTTCCAGACGGAAAGCGCCGCAGCCCTGCTCCGGCTGTGGGTGCAGTTCGATCGCGGGAAGGCCCAGTGCCCTGGCGACGTCTCGAGCCGGAGAAGGGACTCCAGCCTGCACAACCACAGTCTTCACACCGAAGTCGGTGAAGGCGAACTCGAAGTCCTCCTCGCGGTAGCGCGGGTTGAGAGGAGCGCAGGTGGCTGCGGCACAGAAAGCGATGAAGGCAGCCGCCATCTCAGGACCGTTGGGCAGAACCAGCGCCACCCGGTCCTGGCGACCAAGGCCGAAGGTCTTGCAGGCTGCAAGGGTCTCGGTGACCTGCCTCCCGAGGCCTTCGTAGGTGAGAGGAGAAGCACCGGGTGCCAGCAGAGCGGGCCGGTCGGGAGTTGCCTGGATATGCGGCAGAAGGACCTCGTGTAGCGTCTGCGGAACAGTCAGATTGGGAGTACAATGCGGTGTGCTGGTATCGACCATGACGTCTCCTGCGGAAGGCCTGACCCTCTGTCGGGTGTGTTGCGAGGGGTGGACGATGGCCAGGGCGGTTTTGCTCCTGAGGCGTTCGGACCTGTGCTTGGAGCCTGTGTTCCCGATGTTGCCGTCTGCCACCTTCGTGCGCTCTCCACGTCCAGATCGCGCGATAGCGTGGACCTGCGGGTCGCGAGGAGCCCGGGGAGGTCTGCACGCCGGGGAGTGTCTGGCACACTGTGAACCCCAGAGCGCCTGGTTCGTCAATGCACAGCAGGGGGTCGCTCTGTCCCTCGGTTTGGGCAGGAAGGAAGCTGCAGGGCGGGCGGGGAATCAGGACTAGGATTGGTTCCCCCGCCTTCTTGTCGTGTCCGTCTCTGACGCACCTAGTCGTGTTTCCGAATGGAGTGTAGCCGATGTTAGCAATTGAGGTCATAGCGGCTGACCTTTCAGCAGTCTCAGCCCCGGTCAAGGCGCCTGTGCTCGGCAGTCGGGGTCGTCCTGTCGCCCCAGCCGCGGCCGGTGTCCTCGCAGTGATGGTCGTGGCGCTCCTTCTGGCTCCGTGCCTGGCCGCATGGTCCGAGACGCCCGCAGTGACGCTCCCCCAGGGCGTCGACCTCAACAAGCCCCTCTCCCTTGTTGATGCGGTCCGGGTTGCGATAGCCAACAGCCCCAGGCTGCCGATCGCTACGGAGACCGCCAAGCGAGCGGAGGCCTCGGCCGTTCAGGCACGAGCGGCGAAGCTTCCGGAGTTGACCGCGGGCTACGACTGGGCAACCGGCGAGACTGCCGCCGCCCGTCACCGCAGCACCTCTCACACCCTCGCCCTTGAGCTGAACCAGACCTTCTACCAGAGCGGCCTGAAGGAGAGCATCCGTGCCGCCGA from Armatimonadia bacterium includes these protein-coding regions:
- a CDS encoding amino acid adenylation domain-containing protein, with the protein product MSEDRPGKGIDGASRPLDTRQALLQRLRRAAAAPPVAIDRVADRQHPPLSFGQERMWFLEQLEPDSPAYRSQRALRLRGSLEPRLLDATVSLIVQRHDVLRASFASLDGHPTQTIAPEAAVQVPLVDLSGLPSDQREAEALRLGVENGLAPFDLARGPLYHPLLVRLAPDDHILFWAVHHIAFDDWSMGVLLAEFDQAYHALSHGRCPSLSPLPIQYGDYAAWQRRRLQDEDLARQLEHWKQHLAGDLPVLELPIDYPRPAQPSSRGAQESMHLDADVSQALGELGSAHGCTLFMTLLAAYGVLLSRHTGLEDVVIGVPVAGRQMLETEGLLGFFVNTLALRLDLTGTPTFLELMAQVRETCLSAYANQELPFERLVAELQPARTLSRSPVFQAMFQLRNVPRPRVRAEGLRVEQYDYDPGVARFELATSVTPQPSGLSLVANYSTDLFQAHTLHRLCSHFATLLRGVLARPEAGIWDLPIMEEKERHQILVEWNDTAVDFGDKALVVQSFEDQVRRRPEAVALIYEGETVTYADLNRRANRLAHRLQALGVGPEVPVVVLMERCTDLVVALLGVLKAGGVYLPVAPVWPLERLRFLLSDTRAEVIVTVAEHQALASRLHSQVLPLTGDDGLADETDVNPPCRVTRDNLAYLIYTSGSTGRPKGVMISHQAIADHCRAVAHLFPLDESDCILQFMPPTFDPSLEQILGPLTVGARIVLPDTRRWRVSDYLPQIFEHGITHLHITPVFWRQLLEDWAQGPERLTGMPLRRINLGGDVMPPDTLRKWRELPLDHIRLMNACGPTETTIKAMAVYLPPDFGAEGPVLRVPIGRPLANRTMYVLDRRGRPTPIGVPGELYIGGYGLARGYLNQPELTAERFLPNPFSDDPTSRLFRTGDLVRWLPDGNLDILGRLDQQVKVRGFRIELGEVEAALLDPPEVTQAVAAVWGEPGTERTLVGYLVPAPGTSPTVTKLRQSLAQRLPDYMIPSSFVFLKRLPLNSSGKVDREALPPPEQTRPALEVGYEPPRTPVEELVADAFGQVLGLDRVGVHDSFFDLGGHSLAAVRVMLRIRKDIGLELPLRTLFETPTVAGLSRELTRELMAQTEEGELADLLDTVEASEGDPVL
- a CDS encoding AMP-binding protein yields the protein MVDTSTPHCTPNLTVPQTLHEVLLPHIQATPDRPALLAPGASPLTYEGLGRQVTETLAACKTFGLGRQDRVALVLPNGPEMAAAFIAFCAAATCAPLNPRYREEDFEFAFTDFGVKTVVVQAGVPSPARDVARALGLPAIELHPQPEQGCGAFRLEAEPFGAAALPGPVCAQDVALALHTSGTTARPKIVPLSQANLTGAMRGVARALELTGADRCLNVMPLFHVHGLIGALLSSLCVGGSVICAPGPSAAEFFGWMDALAPTWYTAVPTIHQAILGAAPAHRKVIARRPLRFLRSCSAPLPPSVLGQLEQTFAVPVLEAYGMTEATHLMACNPLPPGPRKPGSVGLPTGTELAIMDMDQEGRLLGPNDIGEVVARGETITSGYESNPAANASSFTGGWFHTGDQGYRDEDGYYYLTGRLKELINRGGEKVAPREIDDVLTAHPEVSQAIAFAVPDEILGEDIVAAVVPREGSHPDPDELVIFAARQLADYKVPREVILVDELPRGATGKLQRIGLADKLGHLLTPQTPEVPLDLEDDPEALSETCAAAQALMAAMWEEVLGTPEPDPDRSFFEQGGDSLKATRLAARYRATFGLQVTLRSLFDHPTLPGQAEMITRMLLAEVLAEDPDRTSS